In Labrys monachus, the genomic stretch CGCCGTCGACGGCGATGGTGCCGGCGCGGACGCGGCCCCATTCGGCGCTCGCCGCATAGCGGTCGGGGAAGGCGGCGTCGCTGGAGGAGAAATAGGTGTTGCGCTGGCGCAGCGCGGCACTGGGCAGCCGGTTGGTCACGGCGATGGGATTGACGAGGGCGAGGCCGTCCCACAGCGCCTGCGCCTCGCCGTGCCGGGCGAGCGCCTCGCAATAGCGCAGATGCGCATGCACATACATCAGGCCGATCTCGCGCCCGAAAAAGGCGGCGGATTCGGCGCGCCGGAACAGCGTCTCCGGCCCGCCGCTATACTTGACCGGCCGGTCCATAAGGTGCGCACCGTCGGGCAGGAGAAGATGCTCCTCGATCACCCGCAGATGGTCGCGCGCCTGGTCGGGATCGAACAGGCCGCCGATGATCGCCTGCGTCATCGAGATCAGCGAATAGGCGAGGCCGGTGCGGGTGTCGGAGGGATGCAGCAGCAGCTCGACGCCGCTGCCCGGCTCATGCCCGAACAGGGCATAGCCGGCCACCACGCCGTCACGGATGAGGTGGCGGTTGAAATCGGCGCGCATCCGGCCGGCGAGATCGGCGAGCGCCACGCTCCGCGCCCCCTGCCCGGCCCGGTCGAGGATGGCGGCGTAGCGCACGACCTGCTCGTAGAGCAGCGCCACCGTCCAGCTGCTGACCATCCAGTCGCGCAGATGCGGGTCGGCGGGCTGGAGCGAATCGTTCCAGTCGCCCTCGCCGTAGCGCACCAGATGCGTGCCGGGGATGAAGCTCGCCAGCACGGTGTCGAGCAAGGCATCGACATGGGCGGCGATCGTGTCGATGTCGGCGGTGCGGCCATTCTTCCCGTCGCGCCAGGCGGCTTTCTCGCCGAGGATGGCGAGATCGCCGGTCGCCTCGACATAGTCGCACAGCGCCTTCAGCGGCCAGACGATGACGTCGCCATGGCTGTCGCCGGCGCGGATATAGGGATAGGGGTCGAGCATGAACCATTGCGGCCAGTCGCCCTTCGCCCGCGACTGCTCGGCGAACAGAGTGAGCAGGATGTCGCGGACCTCGCCGTCATGCTCGAGCGCCAGCAGGAGCTCGACCGGCCCCTGGCAGACGTCGCGCGTGCCCCAGGCGGCGCCGGTATATTGCTCCAGCCCGTGCGGCACGGTGAGGTGCATCATGGCGTCATGGGCGAGCCAGGGCAGCATGAGGTCCTGCGCCTCGACGTCGGGGTCCTCGCCCTGGAGGCGCAGGTCGCGGGTGACATGGCTCCAGAACCGCCGCGCCGGCGCGAGCAGGCCGCCCGCGTCGGGCCCGGCGGCGAAGCGATCGGCCAGCGCGAGGCCCTCGGCCGTATCGGTCATCGAGCCGGTGACGGCGAAGACGAGCTCCGTGGTCGGTGCGGACCGCAGGGCGATGACGGAGCCGTCGCGAACCGCCTCGTCCTCATAGAGCAATTCGTCGCTGCCGAGGGCCTCGACCGCCTCCGGCGTCGCGACCACCAGGTGATAGGCGGCATGCGGATAGGTCTGGCCCCAGAGCCAGTCGGACGCGGGGCGCAGGCTGATGCGGCCGGCCGCTTCGTCGATCTCGACCGATCCCGTCTGCTCATAGTCGCGCTCGCCCATCACCACATGGCCGCTGACGAGGAAGCGGCACGGCGCGCCCTCGACCGCGACGCGCCACTGCATGGCCGGGGCATCGCCGGCAGCGATGGCGTGGACGGTGATCGTCCGGTCGGCGAGCCGGTAGATCCAGCGGGCATCGCTCAGGCCGATGTCGAAGGCCGAGGGCACGCCGAGCAGCCGCCAGCCCTCGCCCATATCGGCGAGGATGCGCAATCCGCTCGCCCGCGTGATGTTGTAGGGATCGCGCGAGACCGAGAACAGCTTGTGGAACGAGGTGTTGCCGATGGTGAGCTGCGCGGCGAACACGCCATGCATCCAGGCGGTGGCGCACAGGGTGGAGTCGTCGAGCTTCATGCTCCGGCCGCTGCGCAGCAGGGCGCCGTGGCGGCGGGCGACGCGGCCTTCCTTGGCCGCCAGCACGACATGGCGGTTCTGCTGCCCGTCCGGCACGAAGAAGGAGAGCAGCGCGGCGCCGTCGCGCTCTTCCGCCCTGCGCTCGGGAAAGCGGCGGGCGAGCTCTTCCTCGCCGAAGGCGAGGGGCTGGAGAAGCGGCGCATCCTGGAGGAGGCTGCGCGGCGGCGCCGCCGGCGCCAGCGCCTCCACCACGATGTGGCCGTGCCGCCGCGCGACCGCCTCGACGGGCGCCAGGTCGGCCTCGCCCGAGGCGGCGGGATGGTCGGCGGCGAAGACGCCGAAGAAGGATACCCGCGCCGGATAGCCCGGCGAGACGGCCAGCGGCAGGGATTGCAGCGCCACGCAGCCGACCTCGTGCTGCCGGCGGCGGCTGGGAAGTGGGGTGCCGAAGGGCCGGGCGAAGCGGCCCGTCATCCGGAAATCCGGGCCGAGCAGCTCGATGGCATCGGTGGCGAAGCCGGCCGCGCCGTCGAGGCATCCCTGGGCGAGCCAGGGGAAGCGGCCGTTCTGCGACAGGTTCTGCCGGCTCATGACCACCGGCCCATAGCTGTCGTGCCGGGCGATGTGATGGTCGAGATATTGCGAGGCATAGGCCTCGCTGCCCATCAGGAAGCCGCGCCCGCCGAGGCCGACATCCTGCACCAGCACGACGTCGCAAGGCACCTCGCCCCCCTCGCTCGACAGCTCGACCTGCCAGAGCCATGCGGTATCCAGCGGGTACAGGCCCAGCTTGACGCGGTAGGAAACGCCTTCGATCTCGCCGGTCCACTCGGCGCTTTCGGTGCCGCCGGCAAAGCGCCCCTTGGCCGAAGGGCCGACGATCTCGCCGACGAAGGGCCGGTCGCCGCCGGCGCGCAGATAGAGCCGGCCGATGCCGCCGTGGAGCGGCGAGCCGAGCACCTGGTTCACCATGACGGCGGAGCCGCGATGCTCGATGGCGAAGATCGTGCCGTTGGGCAGGAAGGAGATCGCCAGCCCCGCCGCATTGGCGATGGTGTGGAGCCCGAGATCCGCCTCGCGCGGGACGTTGAAGTGACGCTTGCCGCCGGCCGCCATCGCTTTCCTCCTCGGCGCCGCACCGAGGCTCCGGGGCCTCGAATCGCACTGGCGCCTGCGCACCGTATTGCGCATCGGCCCGTCCGTGAAGGCGCCCATCCGTCGCCGGGACGGCGGGCTTGGCGCCCGGCCCCGCCGAATCAGGACAGAACAGGACGGGCCGGGATTGCCTTGCGGGGGTGTCGTCGCGCTATAAGGCCCCGTCCTGAACATCGAGAGTCTGCGCCATGACCGAACTGATCGACGGCAATGTCCATGCGGCGAATGTCCGGGCCCGCACCAAGGTGCGCGCGGAAGCCTTCGCCGCGAGCCATGGCCGCAAGCCCCGGCTCGACGTGGTGATCGTCGGCAATCATCCGGCGAGCCGCGCCTATGTGTCGACCAAGACCAAGATGGCGCATGAGACGGCGATCGACGGCCGGCTGATCGAACTGCCGGAAACCGTCGGCAAGGACGCGCTGCTGGCCGAGATCGCCCGCCTCAACGCCGATCCGGCCGTCGACGGCATCCTGGTGCAGCTGCCGCTGCCCGACCATCTCGACGGGCAGATGATGATCGACGCCATCGACCCGGCCAAGGACGTCGACGGCTTCCATCCGATGAATGTCGGCAAGCTGTTCACGGCGGCGAAGATCGATCCCGAGCAGATGCTGATCCCCTGCACGCCGCTGGGCTCGCTGATGATGCTGGTCGACACGCTCGGCAAGGGCGCGCTGTCCGGCCGGAACGCGGTGGTGGTCGGCCGTTCCAACATCGTCGGCAAGCCGATGGCGCAGTTGCTGCTCGCCAATGACTGCACCGTGACGATCGCCCATTCGCGCACCCGCGACCTGCCGGCCGTGTGCCGCCAGGCCGACATCCTCGTCGCGGCGGTCGGCCGCCCCGAAATGGTGAAGGGCGACTGGATCAAACCCGGTGCCGTGGTGATCGACGTCGGCATCAACCGCGTCGCCACGGCGGACGGCAAGAGCCGCATCGTCGGCGATGTCGCCACCGCCGAGGCGATGGGCATCGCCTCCTACATCACGCCGGTGCCCGGCGGCGTCGGCAAGATGACCGTCGCCTGCCTCCTGCACAACACGGTGGTCGCGGCGGAAGCCCGCGCCAGGGGCTGAGGCCCGGAGCGAACGGAACGGTCCGGCGCGCCAGGACAGGCGTCATGCGCCGCCTTCTCCCATGCGGGAGAAGGCGATCGCGGCACTTTGCCTGAATGGAGCGCGAACGGACGTCTCCCTGCGCGATCGAATCCGTCACATCACGTGGTGATGCCGCCACATGTGGTGATGGTGGTAATCATGATGGTAGCGGGCGCCATGGTGCCTGGCCTGCCGATGCTGCCAGTCATGCATCTGCCGCCGCACGACGATCGGATTATCGGGATTGTGCTGGTCGGGCATGTCGGCCCATGCGGCGGAGCCCGAAAGGGCGAGGACGGCAGCGGCGATCGATGAGACGATGATCTTCTGCATTGGTTTCTCCGTGATGCGGGACAGGCCGGGCCGCGATGCGTCCGCAGACTGGACCCGGCCGCTGTCATGAACAACGCGGCGGACCCGGTGCCGACCTCGGCGGCCGATGAAAACTACGTGAACCCTGTTTCTCGCCGGCCAGGGAACCATTCCGTGGCGGCGTGCCGCCCATCGGCGCTGAGGCAGGTGGTTCCGGCCTGCCAACGGTTCATGATGTGTCATTGCCGGGCCGCTTGCCTCATCCCGGACGAAGTCCGGACAGCCGTGGGACAAGCCCGGCTACGACGAAATTACCGCCTCCTCCTCTTATCCCGGCGCGGAGGACCGTGCCGCCTGCGCCCATCCCCTCGACAAGGCCGGCGCAAATCGCTACGCGGTTGCGATCACCGCGAAGGGAGATCCGAACCATGCAATTCGTGATTTTGTGCAAGGACAAGCCTGACGGCCTCGATCTGCGCATGGCCACCCGCCAGGTCCATCTCGACTATCTCAAGGATGTCGGCGGGGCCAACCTCCTCGGCGCCGGGCCGTTCCTCGACGACCAGGACCGCCCGACCGGCTCGATGCTGATCGTCGAATTTCCGTCCGAGGCCGAGGCCCGGAGCTTCGCGCAGAACGATCCCTATGCCAAGGCGGGGCTGTTCGTTGACGTCGAGATCCGGCGCTGGCGCTGGGGCGTCAAGCCGCCCGCCGCCTGATCGCGGCGCGCGTCCGAACCCGAATCGCCGCGCCTGCCGGCCCCTTCTGGAGACATCCTCATGCGTCACTGGCTGATCAAGTCGGAGCCGTCGGTCTGGAGCTGGGACGACCAGGTCGCAGCCGGGGCCGCAGGGACGAAGTGGGACGGCGTGCGCAACCACACCGCCAAGCTCAATTTGATGGCGATGAAGACGGGCGATCAAGCCTTCTTCTACCATTCGAACGAAGGCAAGGCGATCGTCGGCGTCGCCGAGGTGGTGCGCGAGCATTATCCCGATCCGGCGACGCCCGGCGAGCCCTGGGTGCTGGTCGATTTCAAGGCTGTCGCCCCCTTCCCCAAACCGGTGTCCCTCGCCGCGGTGAAGGCCGAGCCGCAGCTCGCCAAGATGGCGCTGGTGACGCAGATGCGCCTCTCCGTGCAGCCGGTGACGGACGAGGAATGGGCCTTCGTGTGCGGGATGGGCGGCTATGAAGGCTGACGACAGGGCATTGCCGACCTATGAGGACGTGGTCGCGGCGGCGGCACGGCTGGCGGGGCACGCGCATCGCACGCCGGTGATGACGTCGCGGACGACCGATGAGGAGAGCGGGGCTTCGCTCTTCTTCAAATGCGAAAACCTGCAGCGCATGGGCGCCTTCAAGTTCCGCGGCGCCTTCAACGCGCTGTCGCGGTTCGACGAGCGCCAGCGGCGCGCCGGCGTGGTGGCGTTCTCCTCCGGCAACCATGCGCAGGCGATCGCGCTCTCGGCCAGGCTGCTCGGCATGCCCGCCACCATCGTCATGCCGCAGGACGCGCCGGGCGCGAAGGTGGCGGCGACGAGGGGCTATGGCGGCACCGTCGTCTTCTACGACCGCTACACCGAGGATCGCGAGGCGATCGGCCGCGACCTCGCGCAGGAGCACGGCCTCACCCTGGTGCCGCCCTACGACCATGCCGACGTGATCGCCGGCCAGGGCACTGCGGCGCGGGAGCTGTTCGAGGAGACCGGTCCGCTCGACGCGCTGTTCGTCTGCCTCGGCGGCGGCGGCCTGCTGTCGGGATCCGCCCTCGCCGCCCGCGCGCTGGCGCCCGGCTGCAAGGTCTACGGCGTGGAGCCCGAGGCCGGCAATGACGGCCAGCAATCGTTCCGGAGCGGCCATATCGTCCATATCGATACCCCGCAGACCATCGCCGACGGGGCGCAGACGCAGCATCTCGGCCAGCTGACCTTCCCGATCATCCGCCGCGACGTCGACGACATCCTCACCGTCTCGGACCGCCAGCTCGCCGACGCCATGCGCTTCTTCGCCGCGCGTATGAAGCTGATGGTCGAGCCCACCGGCTGCCTCGGCTTCGCCGCCGCGCGCGCGATGGGCGAGCCGCTTCGCGGCAAGCGCGTCGGCGTGATCATCAGCGGCGGGAATGTCGACATCGAACGCTTCTGCGCCCTGCTCGCCTGACGGAGAGCGGACAGGATGTCCGCGCTCCGAGGGCCGCAACCTCTGGACGGTTTCATACAAACTGCGCTAGCGTGTGGGGAGGTTGAACGGATCATCCGGAGGTGCCCATGACTGCCGCGCCGCCTCCCCGTCCCGGGGCGAGCGATCCCCTGCACAGGGCGGCCTCGCTCGCCTGCTGGCGCGGCAAGGTCGATCCGCAGCCGCTCGGCGGCGGCATCACCAACACCAACTTCACCGTGGTCGACGGCGCGCATAAATATGTCGTGCGCATCGGCGACGACATTCCCCTGCACCAGATCAGCCGCAGCAACGAACTCGCCGCCAGCAAGGCCGCCTTCGCCGCCGGACTTTCGCCCGAAGTCATCTACAGCGAACCCGGCGCCCTCGTGCTGCGCTATGTCGATGGGCGGACCTTCGGGGCGGCGGATGTGCGCGATCCCCGCAACCGGGACGCGCTGGTCGACCTCGTCCGGCGCTGCCATCGCGAGTTGCCGCGCCATTTCCGCGGGCCGGCGGCGATCTTCTGGGTGTTCCAGGTGCTGCGCGACTACGCCCATACGCTGCGGGAAGGCGGCAGCCGCCATCTCGCCTCGCTGCCGCGGCTGCTGCAGGAAGCGGACGCGCTGGAAGCGGCCGTCGGGCCGGTGGAGATCGTCTTCGGCCACAACGACCTGCTCCCCGCCAACATCCTCGACGACGGCAGGCGGCTCTGGCTGGTCGACTGGGACTATGCCGGCTTCAATTCGCCGCTGTTCGACCTCGGCGGCCTCGCTTCCAATTCCGAGCTCGACGAGGCCTCGCGCATCGGCCTCGCCGAGGCCTATTTCGGGCGGGCGCTGTCGGACGATCTCTCCCGCCGCCTCGCCGCGATGACGGCCGCCTCCCTGCTGCGGGAGGCGATGTGGAGCATGGTTTCGGAGATCCATTCGGGGCTCGATTTCGACTATGCCGCCTATACGGCCGAGAATCTCAGGCGCTACGAGGCGGCCCACGATGCCTGGCGGCGGATGTGAGCGAGCGCGCATCCCCCGGGAGACGGGCCGGGGCCCCGCCTGCCGGTGTGCCGGTCCCCTGACCGGCATCTCGCGCGTAAGGAGGGAAAGGGCGGACGAGACGTCCGCGCGCCCGGGAAGAAAAGCCTCGATGGCCCGGCTTCGCAAGCACCGGTCCCCAACGACATCACCAGCTGGAAACGTCCCATGACCGATCTCCCTTCCTCCGCGAAAATCATCATCATCGGCGGCGGCATCGTCGGCTGCTCGACGGCCTATCATCTGGCGAAGATGGGCCTCTCCGACGTGCTGGTGCTGGAGCGCGGCAAGCTCACCTCCGGCTCGACCTGGCATGCCGCCGGGCTGGTCGGGCAGTTGCGCACCAACGCCAACATCACGCAGCTCCTCGGCTATTCGGTCGCCCTCTACGACCGGCTGGAGCAGGAGACCGGCCTCGCCACCGGCTGGAAGCGCAATGGCGGCCTGCGCCTCGCCTGCAACCAGGAGCGCTGGACCGAGGTGAAGCGGCAGGCGACCACCGCCACCTCCTTCGGCCTGGAGATGCAGCTTCTCACGCCGCGGGAGGCGCAGGACCTCTGGCCGCTGATGCAGATCGAGGACGTCGTCGGCGCCGCCTTCCTGCCGACCGACGGGCAGGCCTCGCCTTCCGACATCGCGCAGTCGCTCGCCAGAGGCGCACGCCAGGGCGGCGTCACCTTCCGCGAAGGTATCACCGTCACCGGCATCGAGGGCGAGGGCGGCGTCGCGCGCGCCGTGCTGACCGATCAGGGCCGCATCCAGGCCGAGAAGATCGTCATCTGCGCCGGCCAATGGTCGCGCGAGATCGGCCGCATGGCCGGCGTCAACATCCCCCTCGTCTCGATGCAGCATCAATATCTGATCACCGAGCGCATCGAGGGCGTCACCCCGAACCTGCCGACGCTGCGCGATCCCGACCGGCTCACCTATTGGAAGGAGGAGGTCGGCGGGCTGGTGATGGGCGGCTACGAGCCCAACCCCAAGCCCTGGGCCAATACCGGCGCGACGGAACGCTTCGAGTTCCAGCTCCTGGAGAACGACCTCGACCATTTCGAGCCCCTGATGGCACTCGCCATCGGC encodes the following:
- a CDS encoding GH36-type glycosyl hydrolase domain-containing protein, which translates into the protein MAAGGKRHFNVPREADLGLHTIANAAGLAISFLPNGTIFAIEHRGSAVMVNQVLGSPLHGGIGRLYLRAGGDRPFVGEIVGPSAKGRFAGGTESAEWTGEIEGVSYRVKLGLYPLDTAWLWQVELSSEGGEVPCDVVLVQDVGLGGRGFLMGSEAYASQYLDHHIARHDSYGPVVMSRQNLSQNGRFPWLAQGCLDGAAGFATDAIELLGPDFRMTGRFARPFGTPLPSRRRQHEVGCVALQSLPLAVSPGYPARVSFFGVFAADHPAASGEADLAPVEAVARRHGHIVVEALAPAAPPRSLLQDAPLLQPLAFGEEELARRFPERRAEERDGAALLSFFVPDGQQNRHVVLAAKEGRVARRHGALLRSGRSMKLDDSTLCATAWMHGVFAAQLTIGNTSFHKLFSVSRDPYNITRASGLRILADMGEGWRLLGVPSAFDIGLSDARWIYRLADRTITVHAIAAGDAPAMQWRVAVEGAPCRFLVSGHVVMGERDYEQTGSVEIDEAAGRISLRPASDWLWGQTYPHAAYHLVVATPEAVEALGSDELLYEDEAVRDGSVIALRSAPTTELVFAVTGSMTDTAEGLALADRFAAGPDAGGLLAPARRFWSHVTRDLRLQGEDPDVEAQDLMLPWLAHDAMMHLTVPHGLEQYTGAAWGTRDVCQGPVELLLALEHDGEVRDILLTLFAEQSRAKGDWPQWFMLDPYPYIRAGDSHGDVIVWPLKALCDYVEATGDLAILGEKAAWRDGKNGRTADIDTIAAHVDALLDTVLASFIPGTHLVRYGEGDWNDSLQPADPHLRDWMVSSWTVALLYEQVVRYAAILDRAGQGARSVALADLAGRMRADFNRHLIRDGVVAGYALFGHEPGSGVELLLHPSDTRTGLAYSLISMTQAIIGGLFDPDQARDHLRVIEEHLLLPDGAHLMDRPVKYSGGPETLFRRAESAAFFGREIGLMYVHAHLRYCEALARHGEAQALWDGLALVNPIAVTNRLPSAALRQRNTYFSSSDAAFPDRYAASAEWGRVRAGTIAVDGGWRIYSSGPGLFTRAVVELVLGRRRHFGERIERPLMPPVLTGMTMNREA
- a CDS encoding bifunctional 5,10-methylenetetrahydrofolate dehydrogenase/5,10-methenyltetrahydrofolate cyclohydrolase, producing the protein MTELIDGNVHAANVRARTKVRAEAFAASHGRKPRLDVVIVGNHPASRAYVSTKTKMAHETAIDGRLIELPETVGKDALLAEIARLNADPAVDGILVQLPLPDHLDGQMMIDAIDPAKDVDGFHPMNVGKLFTAAKIDPEQMLIPCTPLGSLMMLVDTLGKGALSGRNAVVVGRSNIVGKPMAQLLLANDCTVTIAHSRTRDLPAVCRQADILVAAVGRPEMVKGDWIKPGAVVIDVGINRVATADGKSRIVGDVATAEAMGIASYITPVPGGVGKMTVACLLHNTVVAAEARARG
- a CDS encoding YciI family protein — its product is MQFVILCKDKPDGLDLRMATRQVHLDYLKDVGGANLLGAGPFLDDQDRPTGSMLIVEFPSEAEARSFAQNDPYAKAGLFVDVEIRRWRWGVKPPAA
- a CDS encoding EVE domain-containing protein, with the protein product MRHWLIKSEPSVWSWDDQVAAGAAGTKWDGVRNHTAKLNLMAMKTGDQAFFYHSNEGKAIVGVAEVVREHYPDPATPGEPWVLVDFKAVAPFPKPVSLAAVKAEPQLAKMALVTQMRLSVQPVTDEEWAFVCGMGGYEG
- a CDS encoding threo-3-hydroxy-L-aspartate ammonia-lyase, which encodes MKADDRALPTYEDVVAAAARLAGHAHRTPVMTSRTTDEESGASLFFKCENLQRMGAFKFRGAFNALSRFDERQRRAGVVAFSSGNHAQAIALSARLLGMPATIVMPQDAPGAKVAATRGYGGTVVFYDRYTEDREAIGRDLAQEHGLTLVPPYDHADVIAGQGTAARELFEETGPLDALFVCLGGGGLLSGSALAARALAPGCKVYGVEPEAGNDGQQSFRSGHIVHIDTPQTIADGAQTQHLGQLTFPIIRRDVDDILTVSDRQLADAMRFFAARMKLMVEPTGCLGFAAARAMGEPLRGKRVGVIISGGNVDIERFCALLA
- a CDS encoding phosphotransferase; this encodes MTAAPPPRPGASDPLHRAASLACWRGKVDPQPLGGGITNTNFTVVDGAHKYVVRIGDDIPLHQISRSNELAASKAAFAAGLSPEVIYSEPGALVLRYVDGRTFGAADVRDPRNRDALVDLVRRCHRELPRHFRGPAAIFWVFQVLRDYAHTLREGGSRHLASLPRLLQEADALEAAVGPVEIVFGHNDLLPANILDDGRRLWLVDWDYAGFNSPLFDLGGLASNSELDEASRIGLAEAYFGRALSDDLSRRLAAMTAASLLREAMWSMVSEIHSGLDFDYAAYTAENLRRYEAAHDAWRRM